The genomic DNA AGCGCTGTAAAGGAGTGAAGTGTTATCTTGTTGTCACCGCTCATGTTGTCTCACCCGCTTCGTCCGAATCGATATCGTAAACCTCTTCACGGAGCAATGTCCCCGTACGAAATACGGGGACCCGCCGTTTAGGGAAAATCGCAAAGTTATCACTGACCGGCAGATAACCCCGGTGCGCATCGTATGTGGCTGTGTCGAAGGTACCAAGGTGAGGGATGGTGACCGAGTGTCCCTCCCTGAGGAGATTACGAATCTCCCGAAACGTTGCCTTCAACAATCGCTGGGACTGAGTTTTCGACATACCCAGCTCCTCTGCAACTTTTTCAATAAGCTCTGACTGGTTCA from Oceanispirochaeta sp. includes the following:
- a CDS encoding HU family DNA-binding protein; this encodes MIRYQAFHLVSLFTYQPLRGGAPMNQSELIEKVAEELGMSKTQSQRLLKATFREIRNLLREGHSVTIPHLGTFDTATYDAHRGYLPVSDNFAIFPKRRVPVFRTGTLLREEVYDIDSDEAGETT